The proteins below come from a single Tribolium castaneum strain GA2 chromosome 9, icTriCast1.1, whole genome shotgun sequence genomic window:
- the Trf gene encoding uncharacterized protein Trf isoform X2 — MEQKQTDVHLRAMLNSPARFTPAVPTPDWSAGPAVPPSIPGKSNMIVATPGSAAGEPHTNITIQNCVTTVDLNTKLDLALINARTRNSEYNPARFHGLIMRLRDPRTTALIFQTGKIVCTGAKSEQDALLASKKFARIIQKLGFDIKFDNFKIQNLVATCDLRFPIKLESLSLLHGQFCSYEPELFPGIIYRMIKPHLCLLIFVNGKIVFTGSKSREGIKESLDNIYPILRSFKKN, encoded by the exons AtggaacaaaaacaaacagacGTGCACTTGCGTGCAATGTTGAATAGCCCTGCACGTTTTACTCCAGCTGTCCCTACCCCGGACTGGTCCGCAGGCCCAGCTGTGCCCCCTTCA ATTCCCGGAAAATCTAACATGATTGTGGCAACTCCTGGTTCAGCAGCTGGTGAACCTCATACAAACATAACAATAca AAATTGCGTAACCACGGTTGATCTCAATACAAAACTAGACCTGGCGTTAATTAACGCGAGGACCAGAAACTCGGAATATAACCCAGCACGGTTTCATGGGTTAATTATGAGACTTAGAGATCCAAGAACCACAGCTTTGATATTCCAGACTGGTAAAATTGTATGCACTGGGGCTAAAAGCGAGCAAGATGCGCTCCTGGCGTCTAAAAAGTTTGCCCggattatacaaaaattggGCTTTGAT ATCAAATTTGACAACTTTAAGATACAGAATCTGGTGGCGACGTGCGATTTGAGATTCCCCATAAAATTGGAAAGTTTAAGTTTATTGCATGGACAGTTTTGTAGTTACGAACCTGAACTTTTTCCTGGAATAATCTACCGCATGATTAAACCACACTTGTGTTTGCTTATTTTTGTCAATGGGAAAATTGTTTTCACAGGCTCCAAGTCGCGAGAAGGAATTAAGGAATCGCTGGATAACATTTACCCAATTTTACGTagctttaagaaaaattaa
- the Trf gene encoding uncharacterized protein Trf isoform X1 → MEQKQTDVHLRAMLNSPARFTPAVPTPDWSAGPAVPPSPQIPGKSNMIVATPGSAAGEPHTNITIQNCVTTVDLNTKLDLALINARTRNSEYNPARFHGLIMRLRDPRTTALIFQTGKIVCTGAKSEQDALLASKKFARIIQKLGFDIKFDNFKIQNLVATCDLRFPIKLESLSLLHGQFCSYEPELFPGIIYRMIKPHLCLLIFVNGKIVFTGSKSREGIKESLDNIYPILRSFKKN, encoded by the exons AtggaacaaaaacaaacagacGTGCACTTGCGTGCAATGTTGAATAGCCCTGCACGTTTTACTCCAGCTGTCCCTACCCCGGACTGGTCCGCAGGCCCAGCTGTGCCCCCTTCA CCTCAGATTCCCGGAAAATCTAACATGATTGTGGCAACTCCTGGTTCAGCAGCTGGTGAACCTCATACAAACATAACAATAca AAATTGCGTAACCACGGTTGATCTCAATACAAAACTAGACCTGGCGTTAATTAACGCGAGGACCAGAAACTCGGAATATAACCCAGCACGGTTTCATGGGTTAATTATGAGACTTAGAGATCCAAGAACCACAGCTTTGATATTCCAGACTGGTAAAATTGTATGCACTGGGGCTAAAAGCGAGCAAGATGCGCTCCTGGCGTCTAAAAAGTTTGCCCggattatacaaaaattggGCTTTGAT ATCAAATTTGACAACTTTAAGATACAGAATCTGGTGGCGACGTGCGATTTGAGATTCCCCATAAAATTGGAAAGTTTAAGTTTATTGCATGGACAGTTTTGTAGTTACGAACCTGAACTTTTTCCTGGAATAATCTACCGCATGATTAAACCACACTTGTGTTTGCTTATTTTTGTCAATGGGAAAATTGTTTTCACAGGCTCCAAGTCGCGAGAAGGAATTAAGGAATCGCTGGATAACATTTACCCAATTTTACGTagctttaagaaaaattaa
- the osi gene encoding electron transfer flavoprotein regulatory factor 1: MSLRKEVIQLYKTLLHLGKDYPSGYEFFRTRLHKAFMKNKDEKDPEKIKKMIAHGQYIVKELETLYMLKKYRTLKRRYDL; encoded by the exons ATGTCTTTACGCAAGGAAGTGATTCAGCTTTACAAAACA tTGCTGCACCTGGGGAAAGATTATCCGTCTGGTTATGAGTTTTTTCGAACGCGCTTACATAAAGCATTCATGAAAAATAAAGATGAGAAAGatccagaaaaaataaagaaaatgattGCCCATGGGCAGTATATAGTGAAAGAGTTGGAAACGTTGTACATGCTGAAGAAGTACAGAACTTTAAAGAGGAGATATGATCTGTGA
- the Syt1 gene encoding synaptotagmin 1 (The RefSeq protein has 3 substitutions compared to this genomic sequence): protein MSQSILRLLKREASNIAASTGNSTTNITLPAVSSGGTVPETVVKLEGSTTEFSTTPPDVTTTGPALKDRAMEMAEVVAEKTGMKPWMVITIVIAICAIILGICFCCIRRCFRKRRAKDGKKGMKGVDLKSVQLLGSSYKEKVQPDMDELTENAEEPDEAEKPEVQKLGKLQYKLEYDFNQNSLSVTVIQAEDLPALDMGGTSDPYVKVYLLPDKKKKFETKVHRKTLSPVFNETFVFKNIPYADAMNKTLVFAIFDFDRFSKHDQIGEVKVPLCQIDLAQTIEEWRELQSVEGEGGQENKLGDICFSLRYVPTAGKLTVVILEAKDLKKMDVGGLSDPYVKIALVQNGKRLKKKKTSIKKCTLNPYYNESFTFEVPFEQIQKVNLVVTVVDYDRIGTSEPIGKVVLGYNASGTELRHWSDMLASPRRPIAQWHTLKDPEDEKKD from the exons ATGTCTCAATCGATATTAAGATTACTAAAGCGGGAGGCGAGCAATATAACCGCCTCCACCGGAAATAGTACCACAAACATAACACTTCCGGCAGTTTCAAGTGGAGGCACAGTACCAGAAACAATAGTCAAACTGGAAGGATCAACTACGGAATTTT caACAACTCCGCCTGATGTTACCACAACAGGACCAGCACTTAAAGATCGAGCCATGGAGATGGCAGAGGTTGTAGCTGAAAAGACTGGAATGAAGCCATGGATGGTCATCACCATCGTGATTG CTATTTGTGCTATAATCCTTGGAATCTGCTTCTGCTGCATAAGAAGATGTTTCCGGAAAAGGAGAGCAAAGGATGGGAAGAAAGGTATGAAAGGAGTGGACTTGAAGTCAGTCCAGTTGCTTGGCTCCTCGTACAAAGAGAAAGTCCAACCGGACATGGACGAACTGACGGAAAATGCTGAAGAACCGGACGAGGCGGAAAAGCCAGAGGTGCAAAAACTGGGCAAACTGCAGTATAAG CTCGAATATGACTTCAATCAAAACAGTCTATCCGTCACTGTCATTCAGGCCGAAGATTTACCAGCTCTTGACATGGGTGGCACTTCAGATCCCTACGTCAAGGTGTACTTGCTTCCAGACAAGAAGAAGAAGTTCGAAACCAAAGTCCATCGTAAAACGTTAAGTCCAGTTTTTAATGAAACGTTTGTCTTTAAG AACATTCCGTACGCCGATGCAATGAACAAAACCCTCGTGTTTGCGATTTTCGACTTTGATCGGTTCTCCAAACATGACCAGATCGGTGAGGTGAAAGTCCCCCTTTGTCAAATCGATTTAGCCCAAACGATCGAGGAATGGCGCGAGCTGCAGAGCGTGGAAGGAGAAGGTGGTCAG GAAAACAAGTTGGGAGACATTTGCTTCTCATTACGATACGTACCGACAGCTGGAAAACTCACCGTCGTTATCCTAGAGGCTAAGAACTTGAAGAAAATGGACGTTGGAGGATTATCTG ACCCGTACGTGAAGATCGCTCTAGTACAGAACGGAAAGAGGCTAAAGAAGAAGAAGACCAGCATCAAGAAGTGCACACTGAACCCGTATTACAATGAGTCGTTCACTTTTGAAGTACCGTTCGAACAAATTCAG AAAGTTAACTTGGTGGTAACTGTGGTGGACTACGACAGGATTGGTACCTCGGAACCTATTGGTAAAGTCGTCTTGGGTTACAACGCAAGCGGAACCGAACTGCGCCACTGGTCTGACATGTTAGCATCGCCGCGCAGGCCCATCGCCCAGTGGCACACCCTCAAAGACCCAGAGGACGAGAAGAAGGACTAA
- the Syt1 gene encoding synaptotagmin 1 isoform X1, translating to MSQSILRLLKREASNITASTGNSTTNITLPAVSSGGTVPETIVKLEGSTTEFSTTPPDVTTTGPALKDRAMEMAEVVAEKTGMKPWMVITIVIAICAIILGICFCCIRRCFRKRRAKDGKKGMKGVDLKSVQLLGSSYKEKVQPDMDELTENAEEPDEAEKPEVQKLGKLQYKLEYDFNQNSLSVTVIQAEDLPALDMGGTSDPYVKVYLLPDKKKKFETKVHRKTLSPVFNETFVFKNIPYADAMNKTLVFAIFDFDRFSKHDQIGEVKVPLCQIDLAQTIEEWRELQSVEGEGGQLGDICFSLRYVPTAGKLTVVILEAKNLKKMDVGGLSDPYVKIALVQNGKRLKKKKTSIKKCTLNPYYNESFTFEVPFEQIQKVNLVVTVVDYDRIGTSEPIGKVVLGYNASGTELRHWSDMLASPRRPIAQWHTLKDPEDEKKD from the exons ATGTCTCAATCGATATTAAGATTACTAAAGCGGGAGGCGAGCAATATAACCGCCTCCACCGGAAATAGTACCACAAACATAACACTTCCGGCAGTTTCAAGTGGAGGCACAGTACCAGAAACAATAGTCAAACTGGAAGGATCAACTACGGAATTTT caACAACTCCGCCTGATGTTACCACAACAGGACCAGCACTTAAAGATCGAGCCATGGAGATGGCAGAGGTTGTAGCTGAAAAGACTGGAATGAAGCCATGGATGGTCATCACCATCGTGATTG CTATTTGTGCTATAATCCTTGGAATCTGCTTCTGCTGCATAAGAAGATGTTTCCGGAAAAGGAGAGCAAAGGATGGGAAGAAAGGTATGAAAGGAGTGGACTTGAAGTCAGTCCAGTTGCTTGGCTCCTCGTACAAAGAGAAAGTCCAACCGGACATGGACGAACTGACGGAAAATGCTGAAGAACCGGACGAGGCGGAAAAGCCAGAGGTGCAAAAACTGGGCAAACTGCAGTATAAG CTCGAATATGACTTCAATCAAAACAGTCTATCCGTCACTGTCATTCAGGCCGAAGATTTACCAGCTCTTGACATGGGTGGCACTTCAGATCCCTACGTCAAGGTGTACTTGCTTCCAGACAAGAAGAAGAAGTTCGAAACCAAAGTCCATCGTAAAACGTTAAGTCCAGTTTTTAATGAAACGTTTGTCTTTAAG AACATTCCGTACGCCGATGCAATGAACAAAACCCTCGTGTTTGCGATTTTCGACTTTGATCGGTTCTCCAAACATGACCAGATCGGTGAGGTGAAAGTCCCCCTTTGTCAAATCGATTTAGCCCAAACGATCGAGGAATGGCGCGAGCTGCAGAGCGTGGAAGGAGAAGGTGGTCAG TTGGGAGACATTTGCTTCTCATTACGATACGTACCGACAGCTGGAAAACTCACCGTCGTTATCCTAGAGGCTAAGAACTTGAAGAAAATGGACGTTGGAGGATTATCTG ACCCGTACGTGAAGATCGCTCTAGTACAGAACGGAAAGAGGCTAAAGAAGAAGAAGACCAGCATCAAGAAGTGCACACTGAACCCGTATTACAATGAGTCGTTCACTTTTGAAGTACCGTTCGAACAAATTCAG AAAGTTAACTTGGTGGTAACTGTGGTGGACTACGACAGGATTGGTACCTCGGAACCTATTGGTAAAGTCGTCTTGGGTTACAACGCAAGCGGAACCGAACTGCGCCACTGGTCTGACATGTTAGCATCGCCGCGCAGGCCCATCGCCCAGTGGCACACCCTCAAAGACCCAGAGGACGAGAAGAAGGACTAA